The Streptomyces sp. HSG2 genome has a segment encoding these proteins:
- a CDS encoding ATP-binding protein gives MADHLAASVTLPTDPASVSTARGYAVGTLVEWGLGVDTDAAETIRLVVSELATNAVRHTLGQSPSFTVELVLDRDEWLYVGVTDSHPRFPRRLPATGQQDNGRGMVIVRCAAAERGGRVRVKPTREGGKTVSIELPWTGPDGLAGGPEPTGRRVAVGLGAPATTPG, from the coding sequence ATGGCAGACCACCTGGCAGCATCCGTCACTCTGCCGACCGATCCGGCCTCGGTCTCCACGGCTCGCGGCTACGCCGTCGGCACGTTGGTCGAATGGGGTCTCGGCGTGGACACCGACGCCGCCGAGACCATCAGGCTCGTCGTCTCCGAACTCGCGACCAACGCGGTGCGGCACACGCTCGGACAGTCGCCCAGCTTCACCGTGGAACTCGTCCTCGACCGAGACGAATGGCTGTACGTGGGGGTGACGGACAGCCACCCCCGATTCCCCCGGCGACTGCCCGCGACCGGTCAACAGGACAACGGCCGGGGCATGGTGATCGTCCGGTGTGCCGCCGCCGAACGCGGGGGCAGGGTCCGGGTCAAGCCCACCCGTGAAGGTGGCAAGACGGTCTCCATCGAGCTTCCCTGGACCGGGCCGGACGGCCTGGCCGGGGGTCCCGAGCCGACGGGCCGGAGGGTGGCGGTCGGCCTCGGGGCACCGGCCACCACCCC